The following proteins come from a genomic window of Methanocella conradii HZ254:
- a CDS encoding NAD(P)-dependent glycerol-1-phosphate dehydrogenase yields MNVSKHSEKWMQLPRNVIAGPGAIESVGPICKTMRLKGRALIVTGNTTKHIAGDAVAESLKRSGYDVGFIVVEDATVKSVQKARKAAREMKADFLLGVGGGKSIDIAKLASTQLDLNFISVPTAASHDGIASSRASIIQNGRSVSRQAEAPLCVIADTDIIMKSPYRLLAAGCGDIISNYTAVLDWRLAARLRNVYISEYSAALSEMTARMVIDYAHQIKPGLEESVRLVVKALVSSSVAMSIAGSSAPASGSEHKFSHMLDQIAPKPALHGEQCGVGTIMMTYLHGGDWQRIRDALKTIGAPTTAKELGIGEKYIIEALMKAHKVRPERYTILGDKDLPYDAAVNIARTTKVIE; encoded by the coding sequence ATAAATGTATCTAAGCATAGCGAGAAGTGGATGCAGCTTCCCCGGAACGTGATAGCCGGGCCTGGAGCCATAGAAAGCGTGGGCCCGATATGTAAGACTATGCGCCTTAAAGGAAGGGCGCTGATAGTGACGGGCAACACCACGAAGCACATCGCCGGGGACGCAGTTGCCGAAAGCCTGAAGAGGAGCGGATATGACGTGGGCTTCATCGTCGTGGAGGACGCGACCGTGAAGAGCGTGCAGAAGGCGAGGAAGGCTGCAAGGGAGATGAAGGCAGACTTTTTGCTGGGCGTAGGGGGCGGCAAGTCCATCGACATCGCCAAGCTCGCCTCCACGCAGCTAGACCTTAATTTCATCAGCGTCCCCACCGCGGCGTCCCACGACGGGATAGCTTCCTCGAGGGCGTCCATCATCCAGAACGGCAGGTCGGTGTCCAGGCAGGCAGAGGCGCCACTATGCGTCATAGCCGACACGGACATCATCATGAAGTCCCCGTACAGGCTTTTGGCGGCAGGGTGCGGCGACATCATATCGAATTACACCGCAGTCCTGGACTGGCGGCTTGCGGCCAGGCTGAGGAACGTGTACATATCCGAGTACTCAGCGGCCCTCTCCGAGATGACCGCCCGCATGGTGATCGATTACGCCCACCAGATTAAGCCGGGCCTGGAAGAATCGGTCCGCCTGGTGGTAAAGGCGCTGGTATCATCGAGCGTCGCCATGAGCATAGCCGGCTCTTCAGCCCCGGCGAGCGGCAGCGAGCATAAGTTCTCCCACATGCTCGACCAGATAGCGCCGAAGCCTGCCCTCCATGGCGAGCAGTGCGGCGTGGGCACCATCATGATGACGTATCTGCATGGCGGAGACTGGCAGAGGATAAGGGATGCGCTTAAGACCATCGGCGCCCCCACGACTGCCAAAGAGCTGGGTATAGGCGAGAAATACATCATCGAGGCGCTAATGAAGGCCCATAAGGTCAGGCCTGAGCGGTATACCATTCTTGGCGATAAGGATTTACCATATGACGCGGCGGTGAACATCGCCAGAACCACAAAGGTCATAGAATAA
- a CDS encoding stage II sporulation protein M, with the protein MLAVILIFVAFFSIGYLAAGMPEIGNTVISSFKEEVSPLKELSPIGLMLGIFVNNAVKCLLVIVLGPLLGLAPIFFMLANGIILGIVIGVTMKTSGLLYVVAGMAPHGVIELPMVFLSAAMGLNLGVAALKALLGKKERLADKLIESLLIYFTWIFPLLFLAAFIETFVTGPILYLLSGAHG; encoded by the coding sequence TTGCTGGCAGTCATCCTGATTTTCGTGGCATTCTTTAGCATCGGCTACCTGGCCGCAGGCATGCCCGAAATAGGGAATACTGTGATATCGAGCTTCAAGGAGGAGGTGTCGCCTCTCAAGGAGCTCTCGCCCATCGGCCTCATGCTTGGCATATTCGTCAACAATGCCGTGAAGTGCCTGCTAGTCATAGTGCTGGGGCCATTACTAGGGTTGGCTCCCATATTTTTCATGCTGGCAAATGGCATCATCCTGGGCATAGTCATCGGCGTGACCATGAAGACTTCAGGCCTGCTCTACGTGGTCGCCGGCATGGCGCCTCATGGCGTCATCGAGCTTCCCATGGTGTTCCTCTCGGCCGCGATGGGCCTTAACCTGGGCGTCGCCGCCCTTAAGGCGCTGCTCGGAAAAAAGGAGAGGCTCGCCGATAAGCTAATAGAAAGCCTGCTGATATACTTCACCTGGATATTTCCCCTCCTGTTTTTAGCCGCTTTTATCGAGACGTTCGTCACCGGGCCCATACTATACCTTTTATCTGGCGCGCATGGATAA
- the nadA gene encoding quinolinate synthase NadA, producing MSIIDEVIELKKARRAVILAHNYQRGEVQDIADYVGDSFGLSQKAVDCEAEVIVFCGVDFMAESAAILNPDKIVLNPAPEAGCPMARMITAADVKMLKNKYPGAEVVCYVNSSAEVKAESDVCCTSSNAVKVVNSLKGDEAIFVPDRNLAHYAQKFTSKRIHAWQGYCPTHHLITAGDVLVAKMEHPGAEVIVHPECRPEVVDMADGVFSTDGMIKYAKNTGKDLIIGTESGIIHRLMKENPGIRYYPLSPYAVCPNMKMNSLETVRDSLRYMKTRIVIPENIRTRAKKALDRMLEVGR from the coding sequence ATGAGTATCATTGACGAGGTAATTGAGCTTAAGAAGGCCAGGCGAGCCGTCATCCTCGCCCATAACTACCAGCGGGGCGAGGTCCAGGACATTGCCGACTACGTGGGCGACTCTTTTGGTCTGAGCCAGAAGGCCGTGGATTGCGAGGCCGAGGTCATAGTCTTTTGCGGCGTGGATTTCATGGCGGAGTCCGCAGCCATCCTGAACCCGGATAAGATCGTATTGAACCCTGCGCCAGAGGCCGGATGCCCGATGGCGCGGATGATCACGGCGGCCGACGTAAAAATGCTTAAAAATAAGTACCCCGGGGCCGAGGTTGTCTGCTACGTCAACTCGAGCGCCGAGGTCAAGGCGGAGAGCGACGTTTGCTGCACCTCTTCGAACGCCGTAAAGGTTGTAAACTCGCTCAAAGGTGACGAGGCCATATTCGTGCCCGACCGCAACCTCGCCCATTACGCACAAAAGTTCACCTCAAAAAGGATACACGCCTGGCAGGGCTACTGCCCCACCCATCACCTCATCACGGCGGGCGACGTGCTGGTGGCTAAGATGGAGCACCCCGGGGCCGAGGTCATAGTCCACCCGGAGTGCAGGCCCGAGGTGGTGGACATGGCCGACGGAGTCTTCTCGACGGATGGCATGATAAAATACGCAAAGAATACAGGAAAAGACCTGATAATAGGCACGGAGTCTGGCATCATTCACCGCCTCATGAAGGAAAACCCTGGCATACGCTATTATCCGCTATCCCCCTATGCCGTGTGTCCAAACATGAAGATGAACTCGCTGGAAACGGTAAGGGATAGCCTGAGGTACATGAAGACGAGGATAGTCATACCGGAAAATATTCGTACCAGGGCAAAAAAAGCATTGGACAGGATGCTTGAAGTGGGCCGATAA
- a CDS encoding Mrp/NBP35 family ATP-binding protein, which translates to MSSINEMDSQTSEACKSCNEGKSSSRCDTCPSRGKGGDKPAWDERIVKRLSDVKHRIAVVSGKGGVGKSTITAGLALNISMMGYRVGVLDADVSGPNIPHLLGLEGRRLMGSELGIEPAMSRNGVKVVSSEMVLTSSDTPMIWRGPMRTTLVNQFVADVNWGVLDFLLVDLPPGTGDEPLSVMQMIPLDGVIIVSTSSSLSMLDVSKIINMARDLKVPILGLVENMSYMQCPDCGKKIRLFGESKVEALAMKYGVPLIGEVPLDPSNAGVDEMPVDGKSLLVSSLRPIAERVVFEVNHRA; encoded by the coding sequence ATGTCATCTATTAACGAGATGGATAGCCAGACATCCGAGGCATGCAAGTCCTGCAATGAAGGAAAGAGCTCCAGCAGGTGTGATACATGCCCATCGAGGGGTAAGGGTGGCGATAAGCCAGCGTGGGATGAGCGAATAGTGAAGCGGCTGTCCGACGTGAAGCACCGCATAGCCGTGGTGAGCGGCAAGGGCGGGGTTGGCAAGAGCACCATAACTGCGGGCCTGGCGCTGAACATATCCATGATGGGCTACAGGGTGGGCGTATTAGACGCCGACGTGAGCGGCCCCAACATTCCCCATTTATTGGGCCTGGAAGGCAGGAGGCTCATGGGCTCTGAGCTGGGCATAGAGCCTGCCATGTCTCGCAACGGCGTCAAGGTGGTCTCGTCCGAGATGGTTTTGACATCGAGCGACACCCCGATGATATGGCGTGGGCCTATGCGCACTACTCTTGTAAACCAGTTCGTGGCCGACGTTAACTGGGGCGTCCTTGACTTTTTACTTGTAGACCTGCCGCCGGGCACGGGCGATGAGCCGCTGAGCGTGATGCAGATGATCCCCCTGGATGGGGTCATCATAGTGAGCACGTCGTCGAGCCTCTCGATGCTAGACGTGTCAAAAATAATAAACATGGCGAGGGACCTTAAGGTGCCCATCCTGGGCCTGGTCGAGAACATGTCGTACATGCAGTGTCCTGATTGTGGCAAGAAGATACGCCTTTTTGGGGAGAGTAAGGTTGAGGCGTTAGCCATGAAGTATGGGGTGCCCCTCATTGGCGAGGTGCCTCTTGACCCCTCGAACGCCGGCGTCGATGAGATGCCCGTCGATGGAAAATCGCTTCTCGTCTCCTCTCTGCGCCCTATCGCCGAGAGGGTCGTTTTTGAGGTTAACCATAGAGCATAA
- a CDS encoding PrsW family intramembrane metalloprotease, with protein MKFGGQKDFKVIAYMGMGKSMKGKAPLLLVILLLVLPAGALAQSSGDMTIPDYVFSHKTLDISVSPTSFAFNDSHASRTLSIVVKNPTDSSMDVYLAIYRDERWDLLERLGSVEAGAEKAFDYPISFTYSGKTEEKDKLGIVGKTYKGYIGAAFSITENWSSYEDALKSTLSFFGVILAAVLLGVLAIIMAGVVSMALHMENPDGEYTLRTLFFPIMKMRPWAERIADIAINPFFWVLELALGAILVMLILLFALYEVRPDIGWLIFLIGGVAAVFMPVVFLVIGWLADYYEREPFRFILGMFMWGVMATFFAFFINTTFSLFAGLVLSAGVASLLLAVFVAPVVEEVAKGTGLLILSGHHDYDNAFDGIIFGFAIGMGFAFIENWLYFATNASPIVVGGLGEWTYNILYRSFLCSLAHGCFTGATGGIVGFIKGWRKNRGFEILGFFLGLPIAIVLHGTFNLMAVIDSIMQTALGVPVPIFDPMLTIAVTVIYICVGAYLQLKMRDRLKSHDMR; from the coding sequence ATGAAGTTCGGAGGGCAGAAGGATTTTAAGGTCATAGCATATATGGGAATGGGAAAGAGCATGAAGGGAAAGGCGCCGCTACTACTGGTTATCCTATTGCTCGTGTTGCCCGCCGGGGCGCTGGCCCAATCGTCCGGAGACATGACCATACCTGATTACGTGTTCTCTCATAAGACGCTGGACATCTCCGTATCCCCCACCAGTTTCGCGTTTAATGACTCTCACGCGAGCCGGACGCTCTCCATCGTAGTGAAGAACCCCACGGATTCCAGCATGGATGTATACCTTGCCATATACAGGGATGAGCGATGGGATTTGCTTGAGAGGCTAGGAAGCGTGGAGGCGGGGGCCGAGAAGGCCTTTGATTATCCTATCAGCTTCACGTATAGCGGAAAGACAGAGGAGAAAGACAAGCTTGGAATAGTGGGCAAGACCTACAAGGGATACATTGGGGCAGCATTCTCCATAACGGAGAACTGGTCGAGCTATGAGGACGCCCTAAAGTCTACGCTATCCTTCTTCGGGGTGATCTTGGCTGCAGTCTTGCTCGGAGTCCTCGCGATAATAATGGCTGGCGTCGTATCGATGGCCTTGCACATGGAGAATCCGGATGGCGAGTACACCTTAAGGACGCTTTTCTTCCCCATCATGAAAATGCGACCATGGGCCGAGCGCATAGCCGACATAGCCATCAACCCATTCTTCTGGGTCCTGGAGCTTGCCCTGGGGGCCATACTCGTCATGCTCATACTATTATTCGCGCTCTACGAGGTCCGCCCTGACATAGGCTGGCTAATATTTTTAATAGGCGGAGTGGCCGCGGTGTTCATGCCCGTGGTATTTTTAGTGATCGGATGGCTCGCCGACTACTATGAGCGGGAGCCGTTCAGGTTCATCCTGGGCATGTTCATGTGGGGCGTCATGGCCACGTTTTTCGCCTTCTTCATAAACACCACGTTCTCGCTCTTCGCAGGGCTTGTTCTCAGTGCAGGGGTAGCATCGCTGCTCTTAGCGGTTTTTGTCGCCCCGGTTGTGGAAGAGGTTGCAAAGGGTACAGGGTTGCTCATCCTGTCGGGGCACCACGATTACGACAACGCGTTTGACGGCATCATCTTCGGCTTCGCAATCGGCATGGGCTTCGCCTTCATCGAGAACTGGCTTTACTTCGCGACTAATGCAAGCCCCATCGTGGTGGGGGGGCTTGGGGAGTGGACTTATAACATATTGTACAGGTCTTTCCTTTGCTCGCTTGCACACGGCTGCTTCACGGGGGCTACGGGTGGGATTGTAGGATTCATCAAGGGGTGGCGAAAGAATAGAGGCTTTGAGATTCTGGGCTTTTTCCTTGGCCTGCCCATAGCCATAGTGCTTCACGGCACGTTCAATCTGATGGCCGTCATAGACTCTATAATGCAGACCGCCCTCGGCGTGCCCGTGCCCATCTTCGACCCGATGCTGACCATAGCCGTAACCGTAATATACATATGCGTTGGCGCTTATCTTCAGTTAAAGATGAGGGATAGGCTAAAAAGCCATGACATGAGGTGA
- a CDS encoding DUF63 family protein — translation MDIGSFVGRYYIDPIVYNEGYNAVNTLTYAIILGISLFAILKLMAFLKLKVDERLIMATSPFIILGASLRNLEDVHLLSPPLSYMFITPLVYVLAFLITLLALLVCLYLERSGMIGDYSKPFFWAGIAGIILVFAALLLTQPISVWWAPIVVVSLAFTFTGAIYLLVRHFKIGFLTMPMNVAILGAHMFDASSTFTAIDIVGGFAEKHVVPVFFIGMFNTAFIMYALKLAVFIPVVYLIERYFVEEKDLYYVLKFVLLVLGFGPGIRNTLELVFVHS, via the coding sequence ATGGACATCGGCTCTTTCGTAGGCAGGTACTACATCGATCCCATTGTTTATAACGAAGGCTACAACGCGGTAAATACGCTTACCTACGCTATTATCCTTGGTATAAGCCTTTTTGCCATATTAAAGTTAATGGCCTTTCTCAAGCTTAAGGTGGATGAGCGCCTCATAATGGCCACGTCCCCCTTCATAATCCTCGGGGCGTCGCTCCGCAACCTGGAGGACGTCCACCTTTTATCCCCCCCGCTAAGCTATATGTTCATCACGCCTCTGGTATACGTTCTGGCGTTCCTCATCACGCTTCTGGCGCTTCTCGTATGCCTGTACCTGGAGCGTTCCGGCATGATCGGGGACTACTCTAAGCCCTTCTTCTGGGCGGGGATAGCGGGCATCATACTAGTCTTTGCGGCATTGCTGCTGACGCAGCCCATCTCGGTATGGTGGGCGCCCATCGTGGTCGTCTCTCTTGCATTCACCTTCACAGGGGCCATATACTTGCTGGTCCGTCACTTTAAGATAGGCTTCCTAACGATGCCCATGAACGTCGCCATCCTTGGCGCCCACATGTTCGACGCCTCCTCGACATTCACCGCAATCGACATCGTGGGAGGGTTCGCCGAGAAGCACGTCGTCCCCGTGTTCTTCATAGGCATGTTTAACACGGCGTTCATCATGTACGCCCTCAAGCTGGCCGTCTTCATACCAGTCGTATACCTTATCGAGAGGTACTTCGTCGAGGAGAAAGATCTCTATTATGTACTCAAGTTCGTGCTGCTCGTGCTGGGCTTCGGGCCTGGAATAAGGAATACCCTGGAGCTGGTGTTCGTGCATTCGTGA
- a CDS encoding ribosome biogenesis/translation initiation ATPase RLI produces the protein MRIAIIDKDRCQPKKCSLECIKYCPKVRTGDETVKLGEDGKAVISEELCVGCGICVKKCPTQAIMIIGLPDKLADRLTHRYGTNGFALYGLPIPSTGRVSGILGVNGIGKTTAVKILSGQLMPNLGKSDTTWDDVYKFFAGSELQDYLKRVSRKEVKTAQKPQYIDLIPKAFKGKVADLLKRTDERGAFDEIADELDLGPILDRDISELSGGELQRVAIAACAMRDADFYFFDEVTPYLDIFQRIKMARMIKRMGESRNVMVVEHDLAILDLLADVVHIAYGEPGGYGVITLPKGVRVGINEYLKGYLPEENIRIRPTPIEFEVKAPRPQKEVEALTSFPAFTKTLGRFRLEVRGGELRKREVVGVVGPNGIGKTTFARLMAGELKPDSGELDFKVKISYKPQYIKADADITVGALLGSINKKFDTSYYSSEILAPLQVERLMDSNISDLSGGELQRVAIAACLGRDADMFILDEPSAHLDVEQRTMATKVIKRFAENNDVTMLVIDHDIYMIDLLSDRLLVFDGQPGLRGEVHGPFEMREGMNRFLSSLDITFRRDEETRRPRVNKPDSNLDREQKRIGEYYYVPQTV, from the coding sequence ATGAGGATAGCAATAATCGATAAAGACCGCTGCCAACCCAAAAAGTGCAGCCTCGAATGCATTAAGTATTGCCCTAAGGTTCGCACCGGCGACGAGACTGTAAAGCTCGGGGAGGATGGAAAGGCGGTAATCTCAGAGGAGCTATGTGTCGGCTGCGGCATATGCGTTAAGAAGTGCCCGACACAGGCCATCATGATCATAGGGCTGCCAGATAAGCTGGCGGATAGGCTTACCCATCGGTATGGCACCAACGGCTTCGCCCTCTATGGGCTGCCCATCCCTTCAACGGGCAGGGTGAGCGGCATTTTAGGTGTCAATGGCATCGGCAAGACCACGGCGGTCAAGATACTCTCGGGCCAGCTCATGCCCAACCTGGGCAAAAGCGATACCACCTGGGATGACGTTTACAAGTTTTTCGCCGGCTCCGAGCTTCAGGACTACCTGAAGCGCGTGTCCAGAAAAGAGGTAAAAACCGCCCAGAAGCCCCAGTATATAGACCTCATACCTAAGGCGTTCAAGGGCAAGGTGGCAGACCTGCTAAAGCGGACGGATGAGCGAGGGGCCTTTGATGAGATAGCCGATGAGCTCGACCTCGGTCCCATCCTGGACAGGGATATATCCGAGCTTTCCGGGGGCGAGCTGCAGAGAGTGGCCATCGCGGCCTGCGCCATGCGGGACGCGGACTTCTACTTCTTCGACGAGGTAACCCCGTACCTGGATATTTTCCAGCGCATCAAGATGGCCCGCATGATAAAGCGGATGGGCGAGAGCCGGAACGTAATGGTGGTGGAGCATGACCTGGCCATCTTAGACCTTTTGGCCGACGTGGTGCACATCGCCTATGGCGAGCCTGGAGGGTACGGCGTCATAACGCTCCCGAAAGGCGTTCGGGTCGGCATAAACGAGTACCTGAAGGGCTACCTGCCCGAGGAGAACATCCGGATACGCCCAACGCCAATCGAGTTTGAGGTGAAGGCGCCCAGGCCACAGAAGGAGGTCGAGGCCCTGACTTCTTTCCCGGCGTTCACGAAGACGCTGGGCAGGTTCAGGCTAGAAGTGAGGGGGGGCGAGCTCAGGAAGAGGGAGGTCGTGGGAGTGGTAGGCCCTAACGGCATTGGCAAGACCACATTCGCCAGGCTTATGGCCGGGGAGCTAAAGCCTGATAGTGGCGAGCTCGACTTCAAGGTGAAGATCTCCTATAAGCCGCAGTACATAAAGGCGGATGCGGACATCACGGTGGGGGCGCTCCTGGGAAGCATAAACAAGAAGTTCGATACGAGCTACTATAGCAGCGAGATACTCGCCCCGTTGCAGGTAGAGCGGCTTATGGATAGCAACATAAGCGACCTGTCAGGCGGAGAGCTGCAGCGCGTGGCGATAGCGGCATGCCTGGGAAGAGACGCCGACATGTTCATACTGGACGAGCCCTCAGCCCACCTGGACGTCGAGCAGCGCACCATGGCCACCAAGGTCATAAAGCGCTTCGCCGAGAATAATGACGTCACCATGCTTGTCATCGATCATGATATATACATGATAGACCTTTTGTCTGACCGTTTATTAGTTTTCGACGGCCAGCCCGGCTTACGAGGCGAAGTTCACGGGCCCTTCGAGATGAGAGAGGGCATGAACCGTTTCCTGTCTAGCCTGGACATTACTTTTAGAAGGGATGAGGAGACCAGGCGGCCCAGGGTCAACAAGCCCGACTCCAACCTGGATAGGGAGCAGAAGCGCATAGGCGAGTACTACTACGTCCCCCAGACGGTGTAG
- the hypD gene encoding hydrogenase formation protein HypD, translating to MQEEQIARGLADKIEKLAAGKEIKIMHVCGTHEYTITKSGIRSLLPKNVKVVMGPGCPVCVTPQAEIDAIVELAEKGKVICTYGDLLRVPGTKSSLYDSVGDIHIVQSISQAADYAREHPDREVVFMAVGFETTAPTTAAVLLTNPPDNFSVLVSHRLIPPAMKWLMEQGEANLSGFLLPGHVCTISGSEEYGQFKVPQVIAGFEPLQVMYGLYMLVKQIVEGRAEVENAYASAVKKEGNLKAKRMLSEVFEVCDIMWRGFPVIPSSGLKLKPQYEKYDALKKYGITLKGGAETRGCLCNEILRGVKDPVDCKLFGKACTPLKPVGACMVSTEGACRIWYTYGKAVKSVFTAKNTK from the coding sequence ATGCAGGAGGAACAGATTGCGAGGGGGCTCGCCGATAAGATTGAAAAGCTTGCGGCGGGCAAGGAAATAAAGATAATGCACGTCTGCGGGACGCACGAGTACACGATAACGAAGAGTGGCATACGCTCCCTTTTGCCGAAGAACGTTAAGGTTGTCATGGGCCCGGGCTGCCCCGTGTGTGTGACGCCCCAGGCAGAGATAGACGCCATCGTCGAATTAGCCGAGAAAGGCAAGGTTATCTGCACGTATGGGGATCTGCTAAGGGTGCCCGGCACTAAGTCCTCATTATACGACTCGGTGGGCGACATCCACATCGTCCAGAGCATAAGCCAGGCCGCCGACTACGCCAGGGAGCATCCAGACAGGGAGGTCGTGTTCATGGCCGTCGGCTTCGAGACCACCGCCCCCACCACGGCCGCCGTTTTACTCACCAATCCCCCAGATAACTTTTCAGTTCTCGTCTCCCACCGTCTCATCCCGCCCGCCATGAAGTGGCTCATGGAGCAGGGAGAGGCAAACCTATCAGGCTTCCTCCTTCCCGGCCACGTCTGTACGATAAGCGGCTCAGAGGAATACGGGCAGTTCAAGGTGCCCCAGGTCATAGCCGGATTCGAGCCCCTGCAGGTCATGTATGGCCTGTACATGCTCGTCAAGCAGATAGTCGAGGGCAGGGCCGAGGTGGAGAACGCCTACGCAAGCGCAGTTAAAAAGGAGGGCAACTTGAAGGCAAAGCGCATGCTATCCGAGGTGTTCGAAGTATGCGACATCATGTGGCGGGGCTTCCCGGTCATACCGTCGAGCGGCTTAAAGCTGAAGCCCCAATACGAGAAGTATGACGCCCTCAAGAAGTATGGGATTACCCTAAAAGGCGGGGCCGAGACCAGGGGCTGCCTGTGTAACGAGATATTGAGGGGCGTTAAGGATCCCGTTGATTGTAAGCTGTTCGGTAAGGCCTGTACGCCGCTCAAGCCCGTGGGGGCGTGCATGGTGTCCACAGAGGGCGCCTGTCGAATATGGTACACCTATGGCAAGGCCGTAAAATCGGTATTTACCGCAAAGAACACAAAATAA
- a CDS encoding EMC6-like membrane protein, which yields MEIKTPTKEERIAFHLRGIKMSLVPALFGVAAGFLSSPYVLSVPHQSFSFLILALAIYAQKFVFPLWGIESGKFDAKAWFYVGFLTFSYWYISWAIIMNGMPHINGVPAPQFGPFF from the coding sequence ATGGAGATAAAGACACCGACGAAAGAGGAAAGAATAGCGTTTCACCTGCGAGGCATCAAGATGTCCCTCGTGCCGGCACTATTCGGCGTCGCTGCGGGGTTCCTATCAAGCCCCTACGTGCTGAGCGTGCCCCATCAAAGCTTTTCGTTCTTAATCCTAGCGCTGGCCATCTACGCCCAGAAGTTCGTATTCCCGCTCTGGGGCATCGAGTCGGGCAAGTTCGACGCCAAGGCATGGTTCTACGTCGGTTTCCTGACCTTCTCATACTGGTACATAAGCTGGGCCATCATAATGAATGGCATGCCCCACATCAACGGGGTACCAGCGCCCCAGTTCGGGCCGTTTTTCTAA
- the npdG gene encoding NADPH-dependent F420 reductase: MKIAILGGTGDIGEGLALRLAQKHQVLIGSREEAKAKEAADNYNKRLKERGLRDEIVGMSNQDAAKNGDVVILAVKFQFAIPTLQSVAEFLGGKIVVSPIVPMSKQKLCVYTPPAEGSAAKHICSVMPPDVRMVVAFQTLPAPRLADLDDPLDFDVIVCGDDEEAKKVVMGLVSDMDNLRPLDGGGLEEAKLIEPLTPLLINLAIKNKMRPLSIKFV; this comes from the coding sequence ATGAAGATAGCGATTCTGGGTGGCACGGGGGACATAGGGGAAGGGCTGGCCTTAAGGCTGGCGCAAAAGCACCAGGTACTCATAGGCTCCAGGGAGGAGGCAAAGGCGAAAGAGGCCGCGGATAATTACAATAAGAGGCTGAAGGAGAGGGGCCTGAGGGATGAAATCGTCGGGATGAGCAACCAGGATGCGGCGAAAAATGGGGATGTCGTCATCCTGGCGGTGAAGTTCCAGTTTGCAATTCCCACCCTACAGAGCGTGGCCGAGTTTCTGGGTGGCAAGATCGTCGTGTCGCCCATCGTGCCAATGTCTAAGCAAAAGCTCTGTGTATATACTCCGCCCGCTGAGGGCAGCGCTGCGAAGCACATATGCTCGGTGATGCCCCCTGACGTCAGGATGGTCGTGGCATTCCAGACGCTTCCAGCGCCCAGGCTTGCCGACCTCGACGACCCCCTCGACTTTGACGTCATAGTGTGTGGCGACGATGAGGAAGCCAAGAAGGTCGTGATGGGCCTCGTCTCGGACATGGATAACCTCAGGCCGCTTGACGGCGGGGGCCTGGAGGAGGCGAAGCTCATCGAGCCGCTCACGCCTCTTCTCATAAACCTGGCCATCAAGAATAAGATGAGGCCCTTGTCGATTAAGTTCGTTTAG